Genomic DNA from Hordeum vulgare subsp. vulgare chromosome 2H, MorexV3_pseudomolecules_assembly, whole genome shotgun sequence:
gtgccaactcaagccacttgaatcactcaaaggaggataccatcctatcatactacatcataatcatcttgaaattcatgttggcatccaagacaaaccattataagctcctagctaattaagcatggcatcagaaactatgatctctaagttgtcattgctaacatgtttctctcataacaatgttgaattaggaacgatgagctagtcatatttacaaaaacaaaataggtcgagttcatactagcttttccaggctcagtcacttcatcatatatcgtcattatttcctttcacttgcacgaccgaataatgtgaataataataagagtgttcatgcattggactaagctggaatctacaagcaaactcagaggagaagacaaagtaatatggctcgttGACGGATAACCaattatgcatgtgagagccacaaaaatcctcgtaaatttccaggtcattccgagaacttttatttctgcggaaaaacaacaccatgccaattctgctgaaaacagagtcagtccgggttagttccattcaaatcatacaaattagagtccaaaacaatggcaaaagagtttggaaaagtagatacgatgaagacgtatcagtgcccaccaccactcaacCCTCAAGgtgacgccttcaggaaggtcatgACGTCAAGGACACCGtcgccgcccaccggagttaggattttcacccgagaggcagtGAGGTAGGAAGTGGAGGAGCATACGTAGACCGATGTCTCCAGGAAGAAAAACGGCGCCTTGAGCAtcggcggcggcgaggtcggcCAAGGCCGACCAATGGGTTTACCTTATCTGAATCTCCTCCTCCAACTTCATCCACGGCCATGCCGAGAACGCCAGGAAACCGCGGGAGAGAAGCACACCGCAGGTCTCTAGATCAATGATGACCCAATCTGAACAATGACGAGTACCACCACCCTGCGCTGGCCGACGGTGTCTGGGCTCCGGATCCAGAAGGATCTGACCCGAACTCGACGACGCACGCGACCACCATATCTTGCCCCTCTCGCAGCCGCCACACCGCGCCGGAAGAACGAACCCCAGTCGTCGACGCGCTCCGCACGCCGCtgctaggatccacatgcagcgcTGTCGCACCACGTGCTAGTCCGGCGCCTCCTCACGAACGACCGTCCAACGCCAGCCATGTCGCGTGAAGGGGAGAGGATCCCCGTCGCCTCCCCTGCCGGCCCGGCTTCGCCCGGCGGCGCTGCTGACGGCGGCGAGGATGAAGCAGGAGTTAGGGAGGACCGACGACGGTGGCTAGGGTTACCCCCTGGTCGCCcacgggggcgacgggagggggcgacgggagggggtTAAGGGGGCTGatgggaggcggcggctaggttatgggaggaggcggtggctcaGTGGatggaggcggcggctagggttacgggaggaggaggaggcggctagTGTGACATATTAGACATCCACTCATATATCATGTGTGCCATAACTAGGAGGCAGCTCACACAGTCATGTGTGGGCGAAACATTCGAAGTGTCCACACGTGTGGACACAACTACTTCGTGCCACACGCCTAACAACAACTATTCATTTCCATCTCACGTGTGTGGCATGAAGCAAAAACTGCCCACACGCCCTGGAGCAGTAACTTTAGTTACCCGCGGAATGACAACTTTAGTTATCCGGGGGATGGGAATTTGGTTATCCGGGATGGCTATTGTATTTGTTAATCATGGTAACTTCTCTATTTTGGTTAACTCTAGTTGCCATATCCAGGAGCGGAGCCAGGATTCAGACATAGGGGGCCAAGCCAAGCTGATATTTTTTGTCTAATGTACAATAATAAGTACCATAATGATGTGTTCCTTCGATCAATTAACGCATAATTACGTTTATATTAATTTCAACTTGTCCTTACGATTGTTAATAAGGTCGAGAATATTAATAATTCTATCATATGAGAACTTAATTAGTAATTGCTTTTGAATGTACATTATCATGCAATTCAAAAACAAGGCAAATCTCATTAGAATAGGATTGGTACACATTAACCTCTTTGTCAATATCACTAGGTCGAGAGCATGAAGCAATAGACACGAGACTCAAGTATATTTTTATGGTGTTTGGGGGCGCTTTTTTATTCATAACGGCATGGCAGATCACACAAGCAAAAGACTTGAAAATCGGCATCATAGATCACAGAatcaaaataattaaaaattgAATGACAATTTCAACACATATAAGATAGTTGAGCTGATAGTGAGGGTGATTCGTAGATTGTATTCACTAGTGTTAAAAAAATAGTGCTAACCTTGCTACTCCCTCCATCATAGTATATTGGGCGTATCTCACAGGGCTCTGGGACTTAGATGTTTTTTTATTGATAGAAAAAATCGAGCCAACGAGTTGTAGAAGCGTCTAATTAATCGCAAAACTGACGCATTAGTAACCCCCGTCCACTAAACAAGCTACTTCCTCGCATGCATTGATGGAGACGGTTTCCAAAACACCCCTAATTAATAGGCTAATTAATGACATGCGTCTTATTTCCTTCTGATTGTGAAAAATTATCGTTTTGGAGATACGCCCAatatactgtgatggagggagtagttggcTGGACAACTTAAGAATTGATGAGATTGCCCATTGGGCGTGGGTGTCGCCTGGTTCAATCTACAAGGCAGGTAGCCGCCAGCGCTAATCAACTCTCGTCACACGTTAATCACGCCACGTCGGCAGGAGACGAGGACGGGAAGAGGCCACGAGAATTAATGGGCTTTCTTTCTCACACGTTTATGggccttttcatttttttcagttttatttaaCGTTTAGATTAAGGGGGCAATACGTATATTTGCCTAATCTTGCCGCTGATTTCTGCTAGCTCTTGAGACTTTTGTTGATCATTAGGGGGCCAGTTATCTCCGCCACTCGCCATATCTAATTAACGGTAGTTACCGCGTGAAATGAAAACATAGTTGTCATGTATGATTAACTACTTGTCACATGTGGTCAAATAAATAATTGTCATGTATGATTAACTAGTTGTCACGTGTCCAATCGTAATTGAAATGTATGATTAATCGTAGTAGTTGACATATGTGATTACCTAGTTGCTACATACGCGTAATTATAGTTGTCATCTGACATCGACACGCGTCATGTGGACGAAGAGCAGTTTACCCACACACACGCGGACTGGATGGTGATTGTGTGGGCGAGAAGTGGTTCACCCACACGATACAACTCACAATTGTGCGTTGCTTATCGGGTGGGCAAGCTCTCTAACGCTCACACAACACGCTATGCCTACGTGACACTGAAATTTCAACAGATTTCTTTAAGATTTATATACAAAACATGTGGGCGTTATCATTTTGAAAACTTTTAGGGTGAATTTGATGAATGTGAATCAGTCGCACGAGCTGCTACAAATCTGATGTATTTTTCCTTTCTATATTTGGCACCAACGAGGTCACCACTAGCCACAAATCTTGTGCAGTCTTCTTTTTGTCGGTTCTCGAAGTAGTAATCGTGTGAACATTCTCTAGACTTTCTTTTTTGCCGGGTAACACTCTCTAGACTTTGCTTAATGAAATGACAGACCACGTGCCGGCTTCGTTATCTTTTTCCACGATAAGCAGACAGCGTTAAACAAGAGACTCATAGACTGAGTTGGCATGAGATACAATTGCaacatactcccttcgtttctaagttttttaaattttttacttTAAACTATGGAAGCTGCTAGGCGTCCACCGGTGGATCCATACCAAATATGCACCACCCGAATAACCGTCAGATTACGCGCGCGCAGCCGTCCGATTTACCAGTTGGGTCGCCTCCTCCGGTCAAATACAACCTGAAACAACAACTCAGTTGCAGAAACAATAGCTTTGTTGCAAAATAACATTGGACCCATTAATTcttgaaacaacggtcgagttacaAAAACAATTGctttgttgcagaatttttttcttCGTCTTTGTGCAGCATAGGTACTCTTGcggaagaattttttgcaacaaaggtcatgttgtagaaaacttttgcaacataacGCTTGCGTAAAAAAATTTCCCATCTTTCTGCAACATAGGTACTGTTGCGGaagaatttttttgcaacaaaggacaTGTTGCAGagaaacttttgcaacataggtCAGGTTACAGaaaaattttgcaacaaaatATTTGTTCCAATTTTTTGAAACAACGACCAAGTTACGGAAGCTCGTCTTTGCGCCTACTTACACTAGCTTCGCTGCGGGCGTTCGGACCCGATCGTCACGTCTGCTTCCGGCGACCCCGGCACGGCGTCGGGAACCAACGAGCCCCGATCCCCTGATGATCAGACACACCTGGAGCGAGCAACATAGCCTTGCAGAACCGTTGGTGACCGGCGCAAGTCCAGCGACAGGTAGCTAGAGCACCTGCTTGAGCGGGCGGGAGTAGctgaaaaaagaggaaaagaagaactgACAGCGACCAagcaagaagaaggataaggccgCCAAGAAGTCTTCCGTCTACGTGGTCTGTTGGATAAAAAATGATCCAACAGCTCTACCCCGACTGACGCGAAAGCGCGATCCTCCGGCTGAAAGGTAACATTTCCCTTAAACTATATACGgatatataaaaatattttttaaaatatgaatttattaattttgttttgtatgtaatTCGTAAtgaaattttttttaaaaaaaattaagaacggagggagtagtagtaaATGTTATTTACGGTCGATCTTCCAATCAAGCAAGAAACAACCCCGATCTGTCCATCAACGAACGAACGCAGCAGAATTTATTCAGGGCCGACCTGCTGCACTAATTTTCAGACGACGGACTGGACCAGCTTGTCCAGATTCATACATGACGACCCGCCATTCTCCAAAGCAGCCTTCGCCTTCGCCTTCAGCTCCTGAACCTTCCTAATCCTATCTCCCCCTTCGGTTCCTCCATCCATGAGCTTCTCCAAGGCGATCTTCACCTGTTCCATCCCGACCTCCGCCTTCGCCTCGCCGCTGCCACCGGTCAGCACGCCCTCCGTCGGCTTGCTCACGCCGACGGAGACACCGATCCCGAGCACGTTCACGATCAGCTTCTCGTTCAGGAACTGCTCCGCGGTGAACGGCCAGGCGGCCATGGGCACGCCTGCGGCGACGCTCTCCAGCGTGGAGCCCCATCCGCAGTGCGTCATGAAGCCCCCCACGGCCGGGTGCGACAGGATGGCTACCTGCGGCGCCCAGCCATGCACTGCGAGGCACTGGCTGTCCGCGACTCCATCAGCGTCCGTGTGCTCCTGTAACCACTTCTTGACATCGTCGGGCAAGGCGTCAGCGCCTTTGATGACCCACAGGACAGGCCAGGGGCATGACGCGAGCGCCTTGCCGAGCTCCAGGAGCTGCGCCGGGGCCATGCGCCCGGCGCTGCCGAAGCTGACGTAGAGCACGGACTTGGCCTTCTTGGCGTCCAGCCACGCCATGCACCGCGTTGCATCGTCTGAGACGTCCAGAGCAGGCGGGTGGCACAGGGAGGCTGGCCCGACGGCGAGCACGGTCTTGCCGGTGGCTGCGGCTAGGCGCGCCGCGGAGTCGTGCTCCAGTTCTTCGAAGCTGTTCACCACGATGCCGTCGACGGCCAACTCGAACTCGCGGAGCTCTTGCAGACTCTCCTCCCCGATCGAGCAGGACGGCAGGAACTGCAGCGGCAGCTGCCTCCTCGCGAACTTGCACTCCAAGGGCGGCAGGACCGGGAGGTCGAAGAGCTCTTCCGGCGACGCGACCGCCTCGTGCGGCTTGTGCGTGTGCAGGTACTCGCAGCACAGCAACGCGAACGCGGAGAAGCCTTGGAAGATATAGCAGGGCACGCCGAGCTCGCGCGCGATGCCGCTCGCCCACGTGTTGCACATTCCGGCGATGATGCAGCTCGGACGCCCCGGCGACGCCATGAGTCGGCAGTGCCGTGCCACCGCGTCGCCGAATCGCGTG
This window encodes:
- the LOC123427278 gene encoding UDP-glycosyltransferase 73D1-like is translated as MEATMSPKPHFVVIPWPTTSHIIPIVDIGCLLALHGAAVTILTTPASAQLVQSRVDRAGAHGGSVGITVAVIPYPSAEAGLPEGCERLDHVPSPDMVPSFFDATTRFGDAVARHCRLMASPGRPSCIIAGMCNTWASGIARELGVPCYIFQGFSAFALLCCEYLHTHKPHEAVASPEELFDLPVLPPLECKFARRQLPLQFLPSCSIGEESLQELREFELAVDGIVVNSFEELEHDSAARLAAATGKTVLAVGPASLCHPPALDVSDDATRCMAWLDAKKAKSVLYVSFGSAGRMAPAQLLELGKALASCPWPVLWVIKGADALPDDVKKWLQEHTDADGVADSQCLAVHGWAPQVAILSHPAVGGFMTHCGWGSTLESVAAGVPMAAWPFTAEQFLNEKLIVNVLGIGVSVGVSKPTEGVLTGGSGEAKAEVGMEQVKIALEKLMDGGTEGGDRIRKVQELKAKAKAALENGGSSCMNLDKLVQSVV